Within the Phaseolus vulgaris cultivar G19833 chromosome 9, P. vulgaris v2.0, whole genome shotgun sequence genome, the region GTGTTGACGTCTTTCCAATAACAcactcataattttattttttttaattaccaaACTTTCTATCTTTGTTTTGGAAAATAATGAGATCGATAAaacatgaatattttttttatgtaaatatgaTCGACTTCGGTTTAATAAGTCTTACAAATATCGATATGTTGACACTTAAAAATTTACttccattttataatttaatatattattattttaattatgtttattttacattttaatataaaatttcaatatatacTATTATATTAGTAAAATAGGTTATAAAGTGGAAGTATCTTATCTTATATAAATGTCAAAGTATaactttttaaagttttattatagtacttctttttcttttcgtTTTTTAAAAATGTCTTAATGTTTATCCAAAACTTAGCCTTATGAGATCATTTTCTATCTCATGATCTATTTCAATCTTGCATTGTTTTATAAAACCCTAATCTAGTTATCTCTATTGTATATATAGTTGTTgtttttttcctaaaaaaataCTTCTAGATTGATTATGTTACAAACTATATAGAAAGTCACTTTTCATATTATTTGGACAAAAATAGATTCTAGGGCAACACTTTCATTACATTTATGGCATGTGCTAATACATCAAAGTAGATAAAATTTATACGCCACTCCTCACACTGAAATCCCTAGTTACTATAATCAAAACTTGTTATACTTCCAAATTCTAGTGAATGAGAGGTTTTTGGTTTAGTATAGAAACATGTCAAAATAGGTAATATGTAGAATcaattaaatagaaaaaaagaaagtcaaaaatatatgtaattaaGTGCAATTATCTTGCATAAATTAGtaacatttattataaaaaatattgtaacaAATGTAATAAAGgtaaattagtaaaaaaattagtatGTTTTAGTAAATAAATGTTACGAAATTTCATTGAAAATGCATTTGAGAGTATCTAATGTGTTCCTTTTTGTATTGGTTAGTCTTTCGCATGTTGTCGTTAACATAcatgaataatattaaaatgaaaattctaTAATGAACATCACAATTGTGTTATTCgataaatagtaattaaatttggaacttttattttttttaataaaactttatgttatatattattatgaaatttaatattttagcgAAATTGACACTTCATGATTCAacgataatattttattacataaaaaattatcattaaaaaaaatacacaccaatataaaaaattaaagaattaagccaaaatttataaaaaaaaaaaaaaaccttaaaccTAGACCAATCgaaacataatattataaaaatctaTTATGAAAAACTGGAAGAAAAACTAGAGTATGAAACTTTTAccattacaataaaattattaaataaaaattaatttaaaaaaaaaataattaattgttattgtgattaaattaaatactatttcagaaagtaataaaaaattgatttctaaattaatttatattattgttaaatagtttctaaattggtatctaattaataaccaatgttttaactatcaattatttagattctaaatttgttaACAAAAAttttagttgctaattagatactaccatctaacaataatataaattaatttaaaaatcaatttttttttagtctctaatttagtcattatagtaactaatatttttttgtctctaaattggtttttattttatgttttctttttagTGTACGCTTTGCATAGTAGCATATTACCTAAGATAAACTTACTGAACATAACGGTGAATTTCATTAGAATTGGTAGATAAAGAAAGCATAGATTTTGGTTAAAGTTGGTcctaattttttgaaaaattgaagTTTGGTATTCCTCCCATTGAAATGAATGATTGGTTGATGGGCAGCTATGACAGTAACCTAAATGTAATAGAAACTGAGAGAGTGTACAAAAGTGATTCCCTTATGGCAATATTTTCTAACACTGGGATTTTTTCTCTTCTTGATTGgtaaatgaaaaggaaatttgGCCGTTTGCAGGAGAAACGTGGTGTCAACTTTCTCGTATAACATTCTTTCCATGCACAAAAGAATAATTTACACAGCAAAATCATTTTTCTGTACGAAAATCTCcacacaaaaacaaaacatatttCTTTTTGAAAGTGAAATCGTGAGGGACTCAGTGTCTATCAACTTTCACAATTCAGTTTATCTTTACCAAATATCATCAACTTTATAATCTTTATTCTAACAACATAAGAATCACAAAAAGCTATAAATGTTTTTGGGTATCACGAAAACTATCTAAAAAGAGGTTAAAGAAAAAGGTTTCCTAAATAAAgtcataatttaattattaaataaaaaatatttttacaaataaaaatacctttcattaaaaaaaaatacaggtATATTGTCTAATACTTCATCTTATTTTCTCAGTAGACAATTTTTTAAACTTATCCTAATTCACataaatatcttttatttatataaataagtgaaataaatgtttaaattaattttaattaattattatatcattaaattaaatattattttataaattataaaattatcgatatctaaatttttttaaattagtatctaattaactatcaattaatttagattccaatagattctaaagttgaaaattaaaattttggtagtgatttaaattaatttaaaatttagtttataaatttttattaataataaaaactgctttaatattaatatatattttttaatttataaaataatatctaatttaaattaattatttttttctaaaatttgtgattttcttttaatttttattgaaacTAAAATAACATATAACGTAGACATACATTGACATGAGGTGGTGttatgaaaaacaaaacatgATTCCTAGTCATAAAAAAGAGGAAAGAAACACAATCATAGTTGTTCACCACGTGGTTTGTCTTAGTATGTTTTACATTTTGTTAATTACCACACAATATTCTGCCAGCGAAGAACAGAGAATCGGCTTTCAGAAAGCACTTTAAggtaataataatttaacaaaatGTGCATGCAATGAATAAAAGAGAAGCAATGATAAACTTGTgagatattttttcttttaattttaattcttatcGTTGAATAGACTTTTCAGGGATTCATTGTTCTTGTGGCTGACATGAATATCTGATATTGTTTTCTGCAacaaattacaaatattaaatcCACAGATAGATATGATATGCATGTGACATTAAGGGTACAGGAGAATATTACAAAGCAATGTGAGGACTTAAGGAGaagacaaaatgaaaaaaaaaaaaaaaactaaccatAAAAACAAAGAGAAATGGTTTGTGATTCTGGTTGTGGTCCAGAGAATCAACCAAATGTGGTTAAATTTCTTCCAAAGCCTTCACTTCCACCAACATATTGCCAAGGATCCTATAATCCAAAACAAAACAACCACATCAAGAATATTCCACCAAGATGAGCTTTTCCCACTTGTTAAAAAAAGAGAGAGTTGAACTATACTAGTACacaattttagtaatttttacTGAATTCAAATTTGAAATGAACTAATTAGTTGCATAAATTGAAGTATGATGACCTAAATGTTTTAGATATTTAAGGGTGTAATATGATAATTTGAAGATGCAATGTTCAATTAAAAGAGAAAGTTTAtgcataaaaattgaatttgaagTGAGCAGCACAATAACATAAGGATGAACTTGAAAGAGATAAATATGAAGAGCTAAGAAtgcaaataattaaataaacaacTAGGATAACATGATTCCAAATCTTGTCAATTACCTTTTTGTTGGAGTTAGGTTGTTACATGTTGCAATACCTTCCCTTGCTATTATGATTGTATATCTCCTATGTAcccctttttatttatatattatttttgttaattaaaaaaaactatcacTTTTTTCTCAATTCTCTAAAAGTATTTCCTTTTTCAATTCTTTCAAGCAATAACTCTTATATTcgattatttataattttgtggAGTTCAAAGTTCTATCCATACTTTGCTGgactataatatattttaacttaACTTCCTTTTTTAATTGCCAACTATGAGATCCTATTTAGAGATATTGGTCTTTATGCCAATATACTCTTCCATCAAAATTTTACTATTTGAAGTAACTCAATTCGTCTCTAACTTCCTTATTCTTTTACTTCTATTGCAAATAGGTACGTTTAGACAAACTTCTCTGTAACATTTTTAGAAGGAAAAAATGAAGTAAGTTTACAAATTAGTTTATGAACAAAATAAGTAGTttatgaagattttttttttcctcctaaatattgatatgtaaatatttttttcaaaacaaacccTAAATAACTCTGGAGCAACTTAAAACCTTGTAACCCTTTTAGCTGGTGATAAATAAGTAGACAAATAGAAAACACCTTTTACTTTACGACTTGATTGTTTCGGTTTAATTGGGCCAAAAACTTGTCACACCAGGGAAGCGTGttcagttttatttatttatgcttTCTGCACTATATAAATTTGGGCCTGCAATAtagaaaaattttaaatacccaaaatatctttaaaattttgatttgaatCATTGGAGTGTGAAGCTTGGGTTTTGATAGTGGTGAATTACAATGGAGGTGAAGGGAAAGCTGAGCTTGGATAAGGTGCATTAGTGATTGTAGTTATGATTGAAAGGTTGGGTTatgtaattaagataaaaatggaTGATTGAATATGAGTTTTAGATAAAATGACGATAGTGATTTCCAGAAATCGAATTTTAGAAAGACTTCCAAAATAAGCAGAAGCATTTGTGTATTTTGTTCTTGTCATTCTATAAACTCTGTTATGGAAGAAGGGTAATTTGCTTACCAGAAATGAGAATCTATAAGTGATTTTGAATGAAAATCATATTGCAAAAAGCAAAATTCGGAATAGTAGTTATAAATCCAGGAATATGAATTCAGAAGAAGAAATTTGGTTTACGGATTCAGGATATTTCTATTATTTGACCTCTGTGACATAGTGCAGGTTGCAAAATGATATAATGCAGGAAACAAAAGCCTTATTTATTTGGAAtagaaattgaaataaattttatttaattaaaagattCAGGTGAagaaaaaatcatatataatgtTCCTACATATTCTAAGAGATGTAAGGCACCAAATATACGAGACTGTAATACATGCATAAATAACAGTTTAAAAGAACACTTTGCCATACATCAAGTTTCTATGGCAGAACAAACGAGCCGGTAATAAAATCATAGACCAAGTGTTGTACTTCCAAGTTTTAAAAGAACAGCATATCAATAAAGGAACCtccaataaaataaatcaatatatACAATTTTCATGGTATGAGCATGACTCATTGTGATCCTATCAAGACCAGTACCCTTCACGAGTTTAACCAAAAGGCAAAACAAGTTTTATGAAAATGATGGAAAATCAGTTAAATTACCTACCTAACTCTTTCACTAAGATTGACACTTCCAATGATTTCCAAACACTCGTTTATGTTCCTAGCCTGCAAAAAAGTCCAGATGTGAAGATATGGTTTCATCGTATGTTGGCCCTTTATACTCTCAGTTTCACCCGTGAAGTATTCCTGTTATTCACATGCATCAATAGTATGCACATGACATATTTACAATGTGCATTCACCAGTGACACGGAAAACCAAACTCACACTCATGAGATTCCACCTAACACTCTCCTCAGATCAGACTTCTGCTCTGGAGTTAGCCTTGAAGGATACTTGACGTCAAGCTTAACTCTCAAATTTCCCTTCTTCCCAGGCTCTTTTGATATAGGCATTCCTTCATCAGGGACAACAATCTCGGCACCAGGTTTGACAATATCTGTCAATGGTAAGACGAGACTCCTTCCATCCAAGGTGGTAAGGTCCAACGTTTTACCTGTAAGGGCCTCAAGAAGGGTTATCTCCTGGTTGATCACCAAATCATTGCCATCCCTTCTATAAAGAGCATGCGGTTTCTCATCTATCACAAAAATTAGATCTGCTGGGATGACACCAGGCTCCTGGTTACCCTTCTCTGGGAAGGTAATCTTTGTTCCTTTCTTCCAACCAGGTTTTATCTCAATGGTCAAAATCTCTTCCACATTTCGAGGTTTGCTGAAATTTCATTGCACGTTACAAATATCGTCAACACAAATATCCACTTCTCAgatgtaaaagaaaaagagcAAATTTTTTCCTTAAAAGAAACATTTCTAGTGTTGTCggtacatacatacatacatacaagGCAAATCTTTCCTATTTTCTGGGATAATCCGGTAATTAGATTAACAGTCTGATTACAATTTTCAAAATACTCTGCAACTTCCATATTTGGATTTTAAGAGACCTCTGTCTAAACCTAGTTATTAGAATCTAAGGATTCAGCTAGCTATCAATTTGTATCATCCGACGAATCTCAAATAACTTTGAATCTTTCTAAACATGAACGAATCAGAGTGATTTcaataattctttattttatctttttcacttttCTTTCACTAATTCActgaaagaaaatgaaaaatcatttaataagctcaaattgttaaataaaaaggaattgACGGAGCACTTTTGAACCTGTCTTATTGGCTGTTTCATATCATCAATTCCCTTCTTCCAAAATAGTGACTTTATAAACTCAAATATAACAAACAATTCGTTTAACAAGACTTGTTGCTAAGTTGTTTTAATCTATTTTtggtttaaaattataatattgaatACTAAATATCACCTGTGTGATACATTCAAAGTCATTTTAGATCATCTAGGATTCCTACAATTTAATACAAACTATGattcataattcaaaaattaGTTTGGTGATTCACAGTATAAATATCGATTTCAAATGTTGGTCTAAACTGATAATAACAGACGCTCCAACTGCAGAAAAAACAATACTAGATTAATCAAATCACTACAATCAACCATAAAAAAAATGGCTTAATTTGGTCCCTATAGTTCCACTAAAGTTTTGACTTTGGTCCCTCATTTTGCAACAATGCACCCCATAGTTCCAAATTGATGCTAAAGTTTGATACCAAATAAATTGACTCTTTATTCACGGTAAGGAAATAatcttaatttaaatatatacagTATTGCCCAAAAGATGCCAGATAAAACTAGCATTTGTAGTAGTCAGAGTTTCAAGAATATGTAATACTTGATTTGCCATGTATTGAAAAAGAAATAGTTTATCTGTGTTTTATATCAATAGCTTCTCCAACTTGAAAAAATATAAGCctataaaacattttattttttatttaatagccAAGCAACCCTTTTCAAATTAGCcacattaaattatatttagagCTAACCTTCAAATTATATGAATTATGTATATAAACTACGACATTCCATACATTGACATGTGTGCCCATTATGAATTATCTTTCACTAGGATAGGCAAAAGCCAGGGTTGGGAAAATGGTAggtgataaaattatttttgaaatcttAGTGTGGAAGCCTAAAGTTCATCATACACGTGATGATCACTAAAGCAATAGGTTATAATCAAGGCAACTGCAAAGAAATAATATGTATTCGTCTCAATCAACACATTAGCCAATGCCGTTGTCCCGATAGCCGATTGTCTTAACAAAAGTAAGCACTATCCTAACTAAGTCAAGCTGAAGCAGGTGCAAATTGCACATGACATTCACTACGTGCCTCTTACTGACAAACATAAAATGCATACCTTACTGAATTCCCTTTCACAATAATTTATCGTGTCCACAAGGTCAAAAGCATAACAAAATGAACACTAAGGATTCCAAGATGTCAACGAAAACAACTTTCTGGGATATGTTATACCAACACTTACGAACAACATCCCTTTATCCGTAGACAAAAATCAGTCATGAAATTATTTTCTGTTGTTTAGAAAACAGCCCATGAAAAATTTCTATTTGCTTGGAAATTTTGCTCTTCCAAAATTGAAAGTGCACATATTCATCATGGGATTCATATTTACGTTATACAAGAAACCCCATGTCAAACCTGACATCATCACCTATTCCACAACAAAGTCCACCTTCGGTCCTTAGTTTCAATGTAAATTAAAATACTCAGCCATATCTTTGCAGCCAAATATATAATGCTAAATGACCCAAGCATAGACAAGCCGCATACATACATAAAGTGAATAATGTCAAAAGCAAAAGAGGACCAAAAGAAAAGTCGTTACCTAGTTGGTCAAAGATTTGGACTTCAAGAACATTCAAACAAAAAGGTGTTCAGCAACCACTACATAGTTCTATTCAGTCAAAGGATAAGGGAAGCAAAGTGTAGTAGGCAAACACTACAACTCTGGAACTTACAGCTATGACAATCCTTCATGGTAAAGAGATTTCACACACACGTACACACACAATTGGTCTAGTATAGGTATAGaaattggaattaaaaaaagtgACCCTAACCAACACCCTTTCAATTTCACTGTACTTAACTTTCACCCTCTGTTGGAAATTACACTAACTAACCTATAATCAACCATTTtgtcacacacacacacaaaagcTTATCAAccgaagaaaaaataaaacccACGAAACAATCCGACACAAGCACATTGAGTGAAATTAGGTTAAAGATAAGACTGTTTTACCCAAAAGCGTCGTAGACGTTCCTGGagatcttcatcttcttcttgaCGCCCTTGTAGAGGTCCTCCAAGCTGCAGGGGAGCGCGTTCTCGATCGGGGAAGCCTTCCTCGGGGCGGCGGCGCCGAACGCGGGGCCGCCGTTGGAGGTTCGGAAGAAGGCGTTGCGGCGCGAGGAGCCGACGTCGTCCGGGCCGAAGAACTCAGCGTAGATGTCGTCAGCGTCGCGGGGGTTGAAGCGGAAGGAGGAGGCGGGGGGATGTTGGCGGTGAAAGGCGcgggaggaggaggaggaggactGCGGCGGCGGCGGAAACTGGCCGGATTTGAGAGCCTCCTCCCCGTAGAGATCGTAGATCTGGCGCTTCTGAGGGTCGCTGAGGACATCATAGGCTTCGGAGATTCGTTTGAATTTGGCCTCTGCCTCGCTCTTGTTGTCGGGGTTCTTGTCGGGGTGCCATATGCGGGCGAGGCGCTTGTACGCTTTCTTCAAATCGTCGTCGCTGGCGTTGCGATTGACTTTGAGTATGTTGTAGTAGTCCATGCCCATGACGGTGTCGTTTGGGTGCTCCGGTGCGGCGGAGAGGAGCGTCGGAATTGACGGTTAGGATTTGGAAGAACGAGATTGGAGGAAgaggaaatttaaaaataaagaaataatgaGATAGCAGTTTTTTGGGATTTATAAAGTTGGTGTTTTTAAATCTACGTGCAGCGCACACTTCCAacactctttcttcttcaccaccacaacacaacaacaacacaatCTTTATTTCTCACAAAAACAAAACCCTACATTACTATCTTCCTAACTACTTCTTTTACATATTCAAATATCTACaatctatatttttaataaataatatattctcacattcattttctttacattttctcttttaatattaaatataactaCTTCCTCCCATATAatctatatattaatttattttataattactttcaTTTCAGCATCTTATCTATCATAAAAAATTTCACCACACCCaacaaataaaaacacaaaGTATAACACATTTTaaagttttcattttctttttgtaaatttttaattttaatattaaataataactcaatttatttttttaattttttttcaaaaatgaaAGCACGTCGTGTGTGTTTCTATAAAGGAAACATAAGACTAAGTAAAtgtgataagaaaaaaaaaacacttttggTTGAAATTAATTATGCAATTCAAACTAATCAACTTTTCGTTAGCTTTTGTAATTTCggaaacaattttattatatattgtttgttGAACAATCATTTTACCTTGaaaattcattaataaaataatttattaaaaaaattatgaaataaaaaataattttagagataaaaaataattaattgttatagttattaaattagataatattttaaaaaataatttttttatattattgttaaatagtttctaaatttgatactagataccaatttagaaaccatttaacaataaatagaaactaatttagaaattattttttttcgcttctaaaataatatctaatttagtcgctgtaacaactaattatttttgtctctaaaattagttttatttcatgattttcttgtattagTGATTATAATTATTATCCAACATTATATTATCACAATTACAAATTCGTAAAAGATAATTACTTCTCTAATAAGTCTAAAGATTTAAAAAGTAAAGTGCCAAAATATAACATCTTTTTCCAATAGAAGCATCATAATGAATAATTCCAATTGAAACGTGTTAAAAGAAAGTCAAGTTTTTCAAGTTAAAActtctattataaaaaaaacttcattcggattaaactgattttattggtaaaatttgtttcaaaaaataattacacattataaaattatattcaacCATATTTCTAaccatatataatttataatttttgtattttatttaatattttaaataatttttctcttttgtgtaatataaaaaaagtacaGAGGAAGTTGGCATTTgctttgtatttgtattttctGATTCAAATTATATGAGACCTACTACGTTGGAAAGAAGATTTAAAATTCTTCAATTTCGGCTTTTGAATcaataaaaatacttttgaaaCAAATAAGCTATTGTCCTTTCAAATTGgtgattttgttttgaaaagtttgaacAAAATGATTTAGATTCcttgaattttttataatagtgggtttgaattttttttttcaaaagtaaatatgttttttaaaacaaGACTTTATAATCTTTCTAATCacttaaatgtt harbors:
- the LOC137821273 gene encoding uncharacterized protein — protein: MGMDYYNILKVNRNASDDDLKKAYKRLARIWHPDKNPDNKSEAEAKFKRISEAYDVLSDPQKRQIYDLYGEEALKSGQFPPPPQSSSSSSRAFHRQHPPASSFRFNPRDADDIYAEFFGPDDVGSSRRNAFFRTSNGGPAFGAAAPRKASPIENALPCSLEDLYKGVKKKMKISRNVYDAFGKPRNVEEILTIEIKPGWKKGTKITFPEKGNQEPGVIPADLIFVIDEKPHALYRRDGNDLVINQEITLLEALTGKTLDLTTLDGRSLVLPLTDIVKPGAEIVVPDEGMPISKEPGKKGNLRVKLDVKYPSRLTPEQKSDLRRVLGGIS